In the genome of Planococcus donghaensis, the window TGCCAAGTAAAAGGAACTTTTTCAAGACCGAACCAGCCAAGTGTATCCCACACAAGCCCGAAGAATATTTGAGAGATCATGACCAGTGAGATGGCTGCACTCGGCCCCAATTTCTGGACGCCTTGAGTCACGGAAGCAACAACGCCAACTCCAAGAATGCCGCTGAACCAAAACCACGGCTCAGCTTGAAAGTGGAAAAGAGTCTTTCCTTCGAAAACGAGTCCTGCTACCAGCGAAGCGACAAAGCCGAGAAGCAGAACAAGGGTGGTCGTCGACCAGACACTTACCCTTTTTTTGACGTTCGCATTAAATGTGTTTTGAACGCATACAAATGCGCCACCTAGAAAAGCTAGCAGAATGCCGATTGCCATTAAAGTTCCTCCTATTCGTAAATGTTGTTGCCAAACTGGTTTAACATGGAGTTTCGATTAATTACTGTGATTTTTCCACGCTTTTTCAAAATCCATCCTTGTTCTTCAAACTGTTTTAATACCCGATTCAAATGCCGGTAGCTTGTGCCGATTAAATCTGCCATGTCTACAAGTGAAGTCGAGTCGAGCGTAGTATCATCTGATGTCATTGCCAGTAAGTAGCTCGCAACCCGAACATCGACTGGATACAACAAACTGAAATTCATAGCGTGCGATTTAAGCTCGAATTTGTGGGTAATCGTCTCTAGCAAAAACTGTAGCCATTCCGTGTTGTTCATCATATTAGTTTCCAGCGCATCGTACGGAATACAAATGACTGTTGTTGTGGTAACGGCTTCAACGGTATTAATCAGCGTACATTTTCGGATATATTCAATATCTCCAACAAAGTCAAAAGGAGATTTAAATGCCAATATAAGTCTTTTGCCTTCCGGTGATAGCCTTGACACTTTTAATTTTCCTTCTACTAACAAATAGAGTGTGTCGGATTTCTCGCCTTGTGAAAACAATGGACTGCCACCTATGTAGGTTTCCAATTGCATGGCTTGTTGTACGCGATCTGGGAACATCGTGCTCAAGTTATATTGTTCAAGGTAACCGGATACAGTTTCTTTTTTCATAATTAAACACCCCTTTACCATTTCAAGACAATGACCCCCGCAATCATTAAGGCAACACCGAGTAGCTGATTGCGCCCAATGGTCTTTTTGGGCATATCCAACCAACCTTTAGAGTCAATCAGCACGGCTGTGATCAGTTGTGCAATTAAAAACACGCCAATTGTCAGTGTCACACCCAAATGGTGAATCGCTGTCATGTTGATAAACAGTACGATTGCTGCTAGCATACCGCCTGATGCATAAAGTGGAGAGACTTGAGTCAGTTGTTGATACGACCGATCTTTTAATGCCAAGACGATTGCTAATGCTAAGATAAAGCCAGTAAATTGGGTCATCGTGGCAGCTTGCCATGTGCCGATTTGCGAACTGATAGCGGCGTTTGCGACACTTTGAAACGTCAGGAAAAAACCTCCTGCCAATGCAAAAAATATGCCTTTCATTCGATTCACACTCCTTATATCTTTTTAACTGTACTAGCAGCAAAAAAATACCGAAAGGACATATGTCCCATTATTATTCCTTTCTTATTGTTTGTCTAGTAGCATAAAAAAGGAGATTCATCATTGCAGTGTTTAACTTCAATCATTTACGCTATGCAAATTAGACGACTTTCGATTTATTCCATAATAAAGGCGCAATGGGTATCAGCTTTCCAGCTAATACCCATTGCGCCTTTTCGTGTATAAAGTTATTGTGCTGTGTAACCGCCATCGATGACGATTGTTTGGCCAGTAATGCTTTTCGCTTTGTTGCTTGCCAAATAAAGAGCAGCATCTGCAATTTCAGCAACGTCTAGCAAACGTTTTTGAGGCACAAGCGGTAAAAGAACTTCTGCTAGTACTTTTTCGATTGGCACATTACGTGTCTTAGCTAAATCAGCCATTTGACCACGCACTAATGGTGTATCGACATAACCTGGTGCAATTGCATTAACTGTAATGCTGTGTTCTGCTCCTTCTAAAGCAGCGACTTTTGTTAAGCCAATAACGCCGTGTTTCGCGCTGTTGTATGCAGCTTTGCCAGCAAAACCAATCAATCCATTGATAGAAGAGATGTTAATAATGCGTCCAAATCCTTGTTCTTTCATAATTGGGAAAACTGTTTTAGTCAAAATGAACGGCGCAGTTAACATGATTTTTAGCATCAATTCGTATTTAGCTGTTGGAAATTCTTCGATAGGAGATACGTGCTGCAAGCCAGCATTGTTAATGACGATGTCAACGCGACCATAAGTTTTTTTAGTTTCTGCTACTAAGTTTTGAAGCTCAGACTCGCTAGTAACATCAGCTTTAACGCCGATTGCTTCAAAGCCATCGTTTCTCAGTGATTGAGCAGATTCTTGTAACACTTCATTATTAATATCTGATAAAACGACTTTTGCGCCACTTTCTGCGAAGTGTTTCCCAATTTCAAAACCGATACCGCGAGCAGATCCAGTAATAATTACGACTTTTTGTTCTACCATGTTAAATTCCTCCATATAATGTAATTTAGTTTAATTGATGTGGTTATACTAAACCAATGCCACCCATAATAATGCCGACGATTACAGCGATTGTTGGAATAACCAATGCGACAACAAAGACATCTTTATATGTTTCTTTATGCGTCAATCCAGTTACTGCAAGCAAAGTTAATAATGCACCATTGTTTGGCAAAATAGATGCACCCGCAGCTACAGAAGCCATTCGGTGGAACACTTCTGGGTTGATGCCAGTAGTTTGTGACAAGT includes:
- a CDS encoding DMT family transporter — translated: MAIGILLAFLGGAFVCVQNTFNANVKKRVSVWSTTTLVLLLGFVASLVAGLVFEGKTLFHFQAEPWFWFSGILGVGVVASVTQGVQKLGPSAAISLVMISQIFFGLVWDTLGWFGLEKVPFTWQSLAALVLIASGALLFQLGPKSTTNRTASSDVAQTSRV
- a CDS encoding Crp/Fnr family transcriptional regulator, which produces MKKETVSGYLEQYNLSTMFPDRVQQAMQLETYIGGSPLFSQGEKSDTLYLLVEGKLKVSRLSPEGKRLILAFKSPFDFVGDIEYIRKCTLINTVEAVTTTTVICIPYDALETNMMNNTEWLQFLLETITHKFELKSHAMNFSLLYPVDVRVASYLLAMTSDDTTLDSTSLVDMADLIGTSYRHLNRVLKQFEEQGWILKKRGKITVINRNSMLNQFGNNIYE
- a CDS encoding DMT family transporter, whose protein sequence is MKGIFFALAGGFFLTFQSVANAAISSQIGTWQAATMTQFTGFILALAIVLALKDRSYQQLTQVSPLYASGGMLAAIVLFINMTAIHHLGVTLTIGVFLIAQLITAVLIDSKGWLDMPKKTIGRNQLLGVALMIAGVIVLKW
- a CDS encoding 3-hydroxybutyrate dehydrogenase; translated protein: MVEQKVVIITGSARGIGFEIGKHFAESGAKVVLSDINNEVLQESAQSLRNDGFEAIGVKADVTSESELQNLVAETKKTYGRVDIVINNAGLQHVSPIEEFPTAKYELMLKIMLTAPFILTKTVFPIMKEQGFGRIINISSINGLIGFAGKAAYNSAKHGVIGLTKVAALEGAEHSITVNAIAPGYVDTPLVRGQMADLAKTRNVPIEKVLAEVLLPLVPQKRLLDVAEIADAALYLASNKAKSITGQTIVIDGGYTAQ